Part of the Carnobacterium pleistocenium FTR1 genome is shown below.
GTTGAAAATTGTCGTTAACCAAAAATCGTTTACAACTAAAATTTGTAGTGGATCACTTGAATAAGCAACTCATGATAGCTTTTACTATCCGGCTCACAGTCTTCAAGTACCCAACGATAGAGCATCTCAGATAAGCCGTAAGCGTAAAAATCAGTCGTCGCTTCCATGAAAGTTTGGTTATTTTCAGTAGTAACGTGCGATTGAAAATAATCATCCGAGAGGTTTTGGATACCGTGTTTGATATAATACCTAAAATAATCTTTAAAGGAATCCAGTTTGATATTTGAGAATATCTTTTTGTAATATTTTTGATTCTCTTCAAGGTATTCCAATAATAGGAACAAGACTTCTTCCCATTTTTCCCAATTCATAATCAATTGAATCAATTCAGAAACTTCATGAGAAAAAATCCAAGTGATTAGATCGTATTTGTCATCAAAATGGTCATAAAAAGTCTGTCGACGATAATCAGTTTGATCCATGATATCCGTTATCGATATCTTATCAACAACTTTTTCACTGGACAGAC
Proteins encoded:
- the dhaS gene encoding dihydroxyacetone kinase transcriptional activator DhaS is translated as MNQQNTTKEIISYSLKRLSSEKVVDKISITDIMDQTDYRRQTFYDHFDDKYDLITWIFSHEVSELIQLIMNWEKWEEVLFLLLEYLEENQKYYKKIFSNIKLDSFKDYFRYYIKHGIQNLSDDYFQSHVTTENNQTFMEATTDFYAYGLSEMLYRWVLEDCEPDSKSYHELLIQVIHYKF